From Candidatus Brocadiaceae bacterium, the proteins below share one genomic window:
- a CDS encoding glycosyltransferase family 4 protein produces MINKKLTILHINKFHYFRGGAETVYFNTARILESHGHRSVFFSMHHTQNIPCETGNYFIPHVELDEINRNCSSMHQLKIAGRIFYSFKAKKLLSQLLDAYPVDIAHLHNIYHQISPSILHVLKKRKIPIVMTLHDYKMVCATYNLYTHGKPCDDCSGRKYFMAIKNRCVKNSFSKSLVSTLEMYLHHRVLDIYRHVDIFISPSRFLKNKLLEMGFKKEIFYLPNYIDREKLRTFDGDAGKEKVKSENSIVYFGRLSREKGLMTLFEAIKLLRSQGEDKIKVKIIGDGPLRNSLELMTKSEGLQNIHFLGYKMRDELKDEIIRSLFVILPSGCYENNPMSVLESFALGKPVIASRIGGIPEIVRNDVTGETFEPGDAKDLCAKIEYLLRRPDKIVEMGKNARIFVEQELNEKQYYERLLGVYHRVLSHK; encoded by the coding sequence ATGATTAACAAAAAGTTGACAATCCTTCATATCAATAAATTTCACTATTTTCGAGGTGGTGCTGAAACGGTTTATTTCAATACAGCACGTATCTTGGAATCCCACGGACATCGGTCTGTGTTTTTTTCCATGCATCATACTCAAAATATCCCTTGTGAGACCGGTAATTACTTTATCCCCCATGTAGAATTAGACGAAATTAACAGGAACTGTAGTTCCATGCATCAACTGAAAATTGCAGGAAGGATTTTTTATTCATTTAAAGCAAAGAAACTTCTTTCTCAATTATTAGACGCATACCCTGTGGACATTGCTCACCTTCATAATATTTACCATCAAATTTCTCCATCGATTTTGCATGTACTGAAAAAAAGAAAGATACCGATAGTCATGACACTCCATGATTATAAAATGGTGTGCGCTACCTATAACCTTTACACTCATGGTAAACCTTGTGATGACTGTTCCGGTAGGAAATATTTTATGGCAATAAAAAACAGGTGTGTAAAAAATTCATTTTCTAAAAGCTTAGTAAGTACCTTAGAGATGTATTTGCATCACAGAGTACTTGATATCTATAGACATGTAGATATTTTTATTTCTCCAAGCCGTTTTCTGAAGAATAAGCTTTTGGAAATGGGGTTCAAAAAAGAAATATTTTATTTGCCTAACTATATTGATAGGGAAAAATTGAGGACGTTTGACGGTGATGCAGGGAAAGAAAAAGTAAAGAGTGAAAACTCTATTGTCTATTTTGGCAGGCTTTCCAGGGAAAAAGGGCTGATGACACTTTTTGAAGCGATAAAATTGTTGCGTTCCCAGGGTGAGGATAAAATAAAAGTTAAGATTATCGGAGATGGTCCGTTGAGAAATAGTCTTGAGTTAATGACTAAGAGTGAAGGATTACAGAATATTCATTTTTTGGGATATAAAATGAGAGACGAGCTAAAAGATGAAATAATACGGTCCTTGTTTGTAATTCTTCCCTCCGGATGTTATGAAAATAATCCCATGTCCGTCTTAGAGTCATTTGCCCTTGGAAAGCCGGTAATAGCTTCACGAATAGGCGGCATACCTGAAATAGTGAGAAACGATGTTACGGGAGAGACTTTTGAACCTGGAGATGCAAAGGACTTGTGCGCAAAAATTGAGTATTTATTAAGACGCCCTGATAAGATCGTGGAAATGGGTAAAAACGCCAGAATATTTGTAGAGCAAGAGCTGAATGAGAAACAATATTATGAGCGTCTTTTGGGAGTATATCACCGGGTTTTAAGTCACAAATAA
- a CDS encoding GNAT family N-acetyltransferase: protein MSRSFRKLMDLYRQVGIIKSVKKLLYFMMAKIYVKNNDLVLVKNLNDEVENFEENKLQIYTITEDHLSMLKQFNAKYRNRENVIASGKYLKNNYHGFATSFNNEMIGYWWWVDNTIAPQITHPCICRFRLNLKEDEVYGFDYFIVPPYRGQGYAVKFLTMIYSQLKKKGYNRIWCYVDVKNRPARRLYEKNGYEVVKRVVSYEIFSLFLFQDNDVFIRNMRWNSRLPFDHRFLFSLKSKVDSTGT from the coding sequence ATGAGTAGAAGCTTCCGGAAATTGATGGACCTCTATAGGCAGGTTGGGATCATAAAATCAGTGAAAAAGTTGCTCTATTTTATGATGGCTAAAATATACGTAAAAAATAATGACCTTGTACTCGTAAAAAACTTAAATGATGAAGTTGAGAATTTTGAAGAAAATAAACTTCAAATATATACCATAACTGAAGACCATCTCTCCATGTTAAAACAATTTAATGCGAAATACCGAAACAGGGAAAATGTTATTGCGTCGGGTAAGTATTTAAAAAATAACTATCATGGATTTGCGACCTCTTTTAACAATGAAATGATTGGATACTGGTGGTGGGTAGACAACACGATTGCTCCACAAATAACTCATCCATGCATTTGCCGTTTTCGTCTCAACTTGAAAGAAGACGAGGTATACGGATTTGATTACTTTATAGTGCCTCCATATAGGGGACAGGGTTATGCCGTCAAATTTCTTACTATGATTTACTCTCAGTTAAAAAAGAAGGGATATAATCGAATCTGGTGTTATGTTGATGTGAAAAATAGACCTGCTCGACGGCTTTATGAAAAAAATGGTTATGAAGTTGTTAAGAGAGTTGTCAGTTACGAGATATTTTCCTTATTCTTATTTCAGGATAACGATGTCTTTATCAGGAACATGAGATGGAATTCAAGACTCCCATTTGATCATCGGTTCCTTTTTTCATTAAAGTCCAAGGTTGACTCAACGGGGACATGA